gagagtatgcattatgatcagagattaagggagctagggctttactctttggagagaaggaagatgagaggagacatgatagaggtatacaagatattaagaggaatagatagagtggatagccagcgcctcttccccaggtcaccactgctcaatacaaggggtaaggggtgggaagttcaagggggatattagaagaaggttttttactcagagagtggttggtgcatggaatgcactgcctgagtcagtggtggaggcagatacactagtgaaatttaagagactactagacaggtatatggaggaatttaagatggggtgttatatgggaggcagggtttgagtgttggcacaatgttgtgggccaaagggcctgtactgtgctgtactattctatgttctaaaaacaCTGCCTTAATTTGGAATAACACGTCATATTATTTTGAGCCCTCgtgttccaaaagaaaacaattgGAATAGTAATATAAATAAGAGCATTAGTAATTAAAAACAATCCCTTTAATCCCAATGTTCAATAGGCATTGTGTTGTAAAACCGGCCTTCCATTCTGAGAACCGGACGCTTCAAATTTATTTTCTGTATTACTTGTCTGGAAACCCAACTGCTCTGCCACAAACCCCATGACTTCCCAATGTTTTAAACTGAAAGATGTAGAGCCAATCTCCCAATTCTATTGAATATTATTGAACTCACTGCTCCAGTTGCAAAACACAGCCATTAGGTCAGTATGTAATAAAGAAAGGAACTAGGCCCATCAGCCCAAATTTTCGATgacaaccaagatgcccatctgaggtagttccatttgcctgtgaTTGGCCTAAAtccctctaaatcaggggttcccaaactttttgtatgccgtggaccaataccatgaagCAAAGGGCCCCTGGAtatcaggttgggaacccatgctcTATAACATCTATTGTAACGTACACTGAATCTGacatctttctctttctttcaccTTTATTTGAGGGGAAAGAAAACTGAATTAATTGACTCTAGGGTGACATCCAAATTGCTTCTTCCTTACCTGAATTCATTGACCATTGAACGTAGAAAACCTGGCGTATTTCGGTAAGCACTATTGAGCTTTAAAAGAAATAATGATATTGAGGTTAGTTTGTAATCATTCTGATAAGTAAACAGTGACTTTAACatctttcaaactcattttgagTGAGCATAAAATATAGAGCAGTATAGCAGAAGAACATGGGTTCACTACATAATGTCTCATGCTGCATTTAACATTCTCTTCTCCCAATCATAGCCTAGATTCCTCATTCCCTGCGTATTCATGTCTTTGCTTAGCAGCTTCCCAAACAGCACCAGCATATCTGCCTATACCACTCACCCCAGCAGCATGCTCCAGGCTCCTACCACGGCGTTAGTTTGAGGAATTTATTGAAAGTTGATACTAAagcctgcaaatgctggaatcttgagcaacagagaatctgctggaggaaatcagcactCTGAGCAACATCGAAGGGGGAGGACAGGACACTTCAGGTcgaaactctgcatcaggactgagactgGAGAGTGGAGATGTTTGAAGTGAAGAGGAGTGGGAGGTGGTTGAGCAGAAGCCTTAGCTGATTGGTAGACAGGTTGTGACAGAATGGGCCCTCCAGATACCCTAATGTCCACTTCACTCCAACTACCTcatctttcttctctttctcctatcacATGCTTGTCACTTTCTAGTCACTCAAACCCCACCCATATCTTCCAGTAAAAACATAGACCATCCATAAAAGAGACAGGAAAAATTCTCCATTTAATGAGaaaatcaaagcaatacacaaaaaTGTAAAAAATATTCATTAACATTCTAACCAGCATAAATCAGATGAATAACAGATGTAAAGATATTTGAACTTATGCCAAAGAATGGGAAGATGACCAAACTTACCCCAGTTTCAACTTTCCCTGCAAGTTCTTTGTGTTTCTCTGAACTAGCATTCCTTAAATCATCATCAAAGGTGTCCATTATACTGAAAATCAGTAAAGCAACATTAGAACGAGGCGAAGTGGATGTTGTTTGCATTGAGGTGGCAGCTGCTGTTGATGTAGAGGCTGCTATTGATTGGGTTGAGACAGTATTTCTTGTTGTTGGTTTAGTTGTAGTTGTTGACTGTGTACTAGCAGTGGTTGTTtgtgcatctgtagttgttgaCTGTGTTGCAGCGGAGGTAGTTTGCCCAGCTGTTGTTGATGACTGTGTACTGGCAGTGGTTGTTGGTGCAGCTGTAGTTGATGACTGTGTTCCAGCAGTGGTTGTTGGATCAGCTGTAGTTGATGACTGTGTTCCAGCAGTGGTTGTTGGACCAGCTGTAGTTGATGACTGTGTTCCAGCAGTGGTTGTTGGTACAGCTGTAGTTGATGACTGTGTTCCAGCAGTGGTTGTTGGTGCAGCTGTAGTTGATCTCTGTATGGCAGCAGCAGTTGTTGGTCCAGATGTAGTTGTTGACTGCATACCGGCAGTGGTAGTTAGTGCAGCTGTAGTTGATGACTGTGTTACAGCGGTGCTTGTTGGTCCAGCTGTAGTTGATGACTGTGTTCCAGCGGTAGTTGTTGGACCAGCTGTAGTTGATGACTGTGTTCCAGCGGTAGTTGTTGGACCAGCTGTAGTTGATGACTGTGTTCCAGCAGTGGTTGTTGGTGCAGCTGTAGTTGATGACTGTGTTCCAGCAGTGGTTGTTGGTTCAGCTGTAGTTGATGACTGTGTTCCAGCAGTGGTTGTTGGTGCAGCTGTAGTTGATGACTGTGTTCCAGCAGTGGTTGTTGGTTCAGCTGTAGTTGATGACTGTGTTCCAGCAGTGCTTGTTGGTCCAGCTGTGGTTGATGTCTGTGGACTTGCAGTGGTTGTTGGTGCAGCTGTAGTTGATCCCTGTATGGCAGCAGCAGTTGTTGGTCCAGATGTAGTTGTTGACTGCATACCGGCAGTGGTAGTTAGTGCAGCTGTAGTTGATGACTGTGTTCCAGCGGTGCTTGTTGGTCCAGCTGTAGTTGATGACTGTGTTCCAGCGGTAGTTGTTGGACCAGCTGTAGTTGATGACTGTGTTCCAGCAGTGCTTGTTGGTCCAGCTGTAGTTGATGATTGTGTTCCAGCGGTAGTTGTTGGACCAGCTGTAGTTGATGACTGTGTTCCAGCAGTGCTTGTTGGTGCAGCTGTAGTTGATGACTGTGATCCAGCAGTGGTTGTTGGTTCAGCTGTAGTTGATGACTGTGTTCCAGCGGTGCTTGTTGGTCCAGCTGTAGTTGATGACTGTGGACTTGAAGTGGTTGTTGGTGCAGCTGTAGTTGATGCCTGAGTGCCAGCAGTGCTTGTTGGTCCAACTGTAGTTGATTGTGTCCCAGTGGTACTTGTTGGACCAGCTGTAGTTGATGACTGTGTTCCAGCAGTGGTTGTTGGGCCAGCTGTGGTTGATGTCTGTGGACTTGAAGTGGTTGTTGGTGCAGCTGTAGTTGATGCCTGAGTGCCAGCAGTGCTTGTTGGTCCAACTGTAGTTGATTGTGTCCCAGTGGTGCTTGTTGGTCCAGCTGTAGTTGATGACTGTGTCCCAGTGGTGCTTGTTGGACCAGCTGTAGTTGATGACTGTGTTCCAGCAGTGGTTGTTGGGCCAGCTGTGGTTGATGTCTGTGGACTTGAAGTGGTTGTTGGTGCAGCTGTAGTTGATGCCTGAGTGCCAGCAGTGTTTGTTGGTCCAACTGTAGTTGATTGTGTCCCAGTGGTGCTTGTTGGTCCAGCTGTAGTTGATGACTGTGTTCCAGCAGTGGTTGTTAGTCCAGCTGTGGTTGACATCTGTGGACTTGCAGTGGTTGTTGGTGCAGCTGTAGTTGATCTCTGTACGGCAGCAGCAGTTGTTGGTCCAGATGTAGTTGTTGACTGAATACCGGCAGTGGTAGTTAGTGCAGCTGTAGTTGATGCCAGAGTGCCAGCAGTGCTTGTTGGTCCAACTGTAGTTGATGATTGGGTTCCAACAGTGGTTGCTGGTGCAGCTGAGGTTGATGACTGTATTCCAGCGGTGGTTGTTGGACCAGCTGTAGTTGATGACTGTGATCCAGCAGTGGTTGTTGGAGCAGCAGTAGTTGTTGACTGTGTTCCAGCAGTGGTTGTTGGTGCAGCTGTAGTTGATGACTGTGTTCCAACAGTGCTTGTTTGTCCAGCTGTGGTTGATGACTGTGTTCCAGTGGTAGTTGTTGGTCCAGCTGTGGTTGATGACTGTATTCCAGCTGTGGTTGTTGGACCAGCTGTAGTTGATGACTGTGATCCAGCAGTGGTTGTTGGTTCAGCAGTAGTTGTTGACTGTGTTCCAGCAGTGCTTGTTGGACCAGCTGTAGATGATGACTGTGATCCAGCAGTGGTTGTTGGTGCAGCTGTAGTTGATGACTGTGTTCCAACAGTGCTTGTTTGTCCAGCTGTGGTTGATGACTGTGTTCCAGTGGTAGTTGTTGGTCCAGCTGTGGTTGATGACTGTGTTCCAGCGGTGGTTGTTGGACCAGCTGTAGTTGATGACTGTGATCCAGCAGTGGTTGTTGGTTCAGCAGTAGTTGTTGACTGTGTTCCAGCAGTGCTTGTTGGACCAGCTGTAGTTGATGACTGTGATCCAGCAGTGGTTGTTGGTGCAGCTGTAGTTGATGACTGTGATCCAGCAGTGGTTGTTGGTGCAGCTGTAGTTGATGACTGTGTTCCAACAGTGCTTGTTTGTCCAGCTGTGGTTGATGACTGTGTTCCAGTGGTAGTTGTTGGTCCAGCTGTGGTTGATGACTGTATTCCAGCGGTGGTTGTTGGACCAGCTGTAGTTGATGACTGTGATCCAGCAGTGGTTGTTGGTTCAGCAGTAGTTGTTGACTGTGTTCCAGCAGTGCTTGTTGTACCAGCTGTAGATGATGACTGTGATCCAGCAGTGGTTGTTGGTGCAGCTGTAGTTGATGACTGTGATCCAGCAGTGGTTGTTGGTGCAGCTGTAGTTGATGACTGTGTTCCAACAGTGCTTGTTTGTCCAGCTGTGGTTGATGACTGTGTTCCAGTGGTAGTTGTTGGTCCAGCTGTGGTTGATGACTGTGATCCAGCAGTGGTTGTTGGTTCAGCAGTAGTTGTTGACTGTGTTCCAGCAGTGCTTGTTGTACCAGCTGTAGATGATGACTGTGATCCAGCAGTGGTTGTTGGTGCAGCTGTAGTTGATGACTGTGATCCAGCAGTGGTTGTTGGTGCAGCTGTAGTTGATGACTGTGATCCAGCAGTGGTTGTTGGTGCAGCTGTAGTTGATGACTGTGTTCCAACAGTGCTTGTTTGTCCAGCTGTGGTTGATGACTGTGTTCCAGTGGTAGTTGTTGGTCCAGCTGTGGTTGATGACTGTATTCCAGCGGTGGTTGTTGGACCAGCTGTAGTTGATGACTGTGATCCAGCAGTGGTTGTTGGTTCAGCAGTAGTTGTTGACTGTGTTCCAGCAGTGCTTGTTGTACCAGCTGTAGATGATGACTGTGATCCAGCAGTGGTTGTTGGTGCAGCTGTAGTTGATGACTGTGATCCAGCAGTGGTTGTTGGTGCAGCTGTAGTTGATGACTGTGTTCCAGCAGTGCTTGTTTGTCCAGATGTGGTTGATGACTGTGTTCCAGTGGTAGTTGTTGGTCCAGCTGTGGTTGATGACTGTATTCCAGCGGTGGTTGTTGGACCAGCTGTAGTTGATGACTGTGATCCAGCAGTGGTTGTTGGTTCAGCAGTAGTTGTTGACTGTGTTCCAGCAGTGCTTGTTGGACCAGCTGTAGATGATGACTGTGGTCCAGCAGTGGTTGTTGGTGCAGCTGTAGTTGATGACTGTGATCCAGCAGTGGTTGTTGGTGCAGCTGTAGTTGATGACTGTGTTCCAGCAGTGCTTGTTGGACCAGCTGTAGTTGATGACTGTGATCCAGCAGTGGTTGTTGGATCAGCTGTAGTTGATGACTGTGTTCCAGCAGTGCTTGTTGGTGCAGCTGTAGTTGATGACTGTGTTCCAGCAGTGCTTGTTGGACCAGCTGTAGTTGATGACTGTGATCCAGCAGTGGTTGTTGGATCAGCTGTAGTTGATGACTGTGTTCCAGCAGTGCTTGTTGGACCAGCTGTAGTTGATGACTGTGATCCAGCAGTGGTTGTTGGATCAGCTGTAGTTGATGACTGTGTTCCAGCAGTGGTTGTTGGACCAGCTGTAGTTGATGACTGTGTTCTAGCGGTAGTTGTTGGAGCAGCTGTAGTTGATGACTGTGTTCCAGCAGTGCTTGTTGGTGCAGCTGTAGTTGATGACTGTGTTCCAGCGGTGCTTGTTGGATCAGCTGTAATTGATGACTGTGTTCCAGCAGTGGTTGTTGGTGCAGCTGTAGTTGATCTCTGTATGGCAGCAGCAGTTGTTGGTCCAGATGTAGTTGTTGACTGCATACCGGCAGTGGTAGTTAGTGCAGCTGTAGTTGATGACTGTGTTCCAGCGGTTCTTGTTGGTCCAGCTGTAGTTGATGACTGTGTTCCAGCGGTAGTTGTTGGACCAGCTGTAGTTGATGACTGTGTTCCAGCAGTGGTTGTTGGTTCAGCTGTAGTTGATGACTGCGGACTGGCAGTGGTTGTTGGTTCAGCTGTAGTTGATGACTGCGGACTGGCAGTGGTTGTTGGTGCAGCTGTAGTTGATGACTGTGTTCCAGCAGTGGTTGTTGGTTCAGCTGTAGTTGATGACTGTGTTCCAGCAGTGCTTGTTGGTCCAGCTGTGGTTGATGTCTGTGGACTTGCAGTGGTTGTTGGTGCAGCTGTAGTTGATCTCTGTATGGCAGCAGCAGTTGTTGGTCCAGATGTAGTTGTTGACTGCATACCGGCAGTGGTAGTTAGTGCAGCTGTAGTTGATGACTGTGTTCCAGCGGTGGTTGTTGGTGCAGCTGTAGTTGATGACTGTGATCCAGCAGTGGTTGTTGGTTCAGTTGTAGTTGATGACTGCAGACTGGCAGTGGCTGTTGGTGCAGCTGTAGTTGATGACTGCGGACTGGCAGTGGTTGTTGGTTCAGCTGTAGTTGATGACTGTGTTCCAGCAGTGGTTGTTGGTGCAGCTGTAGTCGATGACTGTGATCCAGCAGTGGTTGTTGGTTCAGCTGTAGTTGATGACTGCGGACTGGCAGTGGTTGTTGGTGCAGCTGTAGTTGATGACTGTGATCCCGCAGTGGTTGTTGGTTCAGCTGTAGTTGATGGCTGCGGACTGGCAGTGGTTGTTGGTGCAGCTGTAGTTGATGACTGCGGACTGGCAGTGGTTGTTGGTTCAGCTGTAGTTGATGACTGTGATCCAGCAGTGGTTGTTGGTTCAGCTGTACTTGATGACTGTGTTCCAGCAGTGGTTGTTGGTGCAGCTGTAGTTGATGACTGTGATCGAGCAGTGGTTGTTGGTTCAGCTGTAGTTGATGACTGCGGACTGGCAGTGGTTGTTGGTTCACCTGTAGTTGATGACTGCGGACTGGCAGTGGTTGTTGGTGCAGCTGTAGTTGATGACTGTGTTCCAGCAGTGGTTGTTGGTGCAGCTGTAGTTGATGACTGTGATCGAGCAGTGGTTGTTGGTTCAGCTGTAGTTGATGACTGCGGACTGGCAGTGGTTGTTGGTTCACCTGTAGTTGATGACTGCGGACTGGCAGTGGTTGTTGGTGCAGCTGTAGTTGATGACTGTGTTCCAGCAGTGGTTGTTGGTGCAGCTGTAGTTGATAAGTGTGAAGCATTAGTTGCTACTGCAGTTGATTCTGTTGATCCTTCTGTCGTCTCACCCATTCCTTGCTGTGCATTATCCAGGCCTTTAATGACAAAAATATTACAAACTGTAATTCAGCTTTATTTTGTGTCATGGAACTTGCAGCTCAACCTTCCCCTTTCTTCAATTCCCCATGCTGGCCTCTTATCTGTCTGTCACTTCCCCCTGTATTCACTCACCCTTCCTTTTTCTTATTGTCCACTCTCTCCTCCTATCaacttccttcctctccagcccattacctttcctacccaccaggcttcacctatcatcttctagctaccctccttcccctcacccaaaCTTCTAATTTTGGCTTCCCTcttgttttccagtcctgaagaagggtcttggcccaaaatgttgactgattattcatttccatagaaggtgcctgacctgctgagtttctccagcactttatgtgtactgctttggatttccagcatctgtagaatttctcatgtttatttatGGAGAGTTAAGGACATTTCAATATTTCAGGTCGAacccattcatcaggactggagagaatgaggggagataacAAATGTAAAACGGTGTCTGGGTTAGTGGGGGGTGAAACCTGTCAGATGATAGGTTGATCCAGGAATTGGGTAGGAAAGGTAGAGGGCtagcgaggaaggaatttgataggagaggagagtagaccacaaGAAAAAGAGGGAGATAGAGAATTGGAACGGTGCAGAGTGCTAGGAGATTATAGGTGGAAGTGGCATAGGAGTGAAGAAAATGGAACCTgaaaggggaggacagtggaccatggaataatgaAAAGGAAGTGGGCAGGGAACCGATGGGACGATTGTGTGGGTAAGGAGAATGAGATAGAGTAATAGGGGCCATCAGGATCATAGAAAAATAAAGGATTACACAGAAGGTAGCAGTTACCAGAAAATTGCTAATACGTCTGGTAAGTGCTCCTAGTTTGGAGACTGCTAAGGTGGAATgcaaggtgctgttcctctaatCTGGCCATAAattggcagtagaggaagctggGGACAGACGTGTTAGTGTGAGAGTGGATGGCCGCAGGGAGATCCTGTCCGGTATAGCAAACGGAACacaggtgctcgatgaagcgatcCATCAGttttcgggtctcaccaatatagtgAAGGTTGCCCTGAGAGTACTGGATGCCGTAACTAGCACCACTGAGCTCACTAGAATTCTTCAGCCTGTTCCCTTATGGAAGGGGCTACATTAGGTAGGCAACACAATGTATAGGTCATTATTCATACACAATTTCTTGATGCAGTGCTCGAGGTAGACTAAAACACGTATTCCCTCCTGTTGCATCAGGGGAGATGGAATTAGTCCAGTTGGGTCTGCTGGACCCTCAGATGATTGTGCAGACACCAATATATTTTAGAATCATTTGGGTCACTCCCAGAAATGGATGGGTTGATGGTAGAGCTAATGAGTGAGCCTTTGGTAGGAAAGAAGAATCTGATAGgttattccttggagcacaggagaatgaggggagatcttatagaggtatactaaattatgagagggatagatagtgtTAAATGGTAACAAGGAACCACAGGAAGCATGATAGTTTCTATCCTTCAACAGGCTGTGGTCCACCTCCTCTACACCTAAATCCCTTGTCCTCATATTTCTTcaaccagctctctctctccctccatatttaatctgcaaacttactatgcCCCGTGTCAAATGTGTCCCTTCTGTCATTAGCTTCTGGAAGGTCATTTCTGAAAGGATGGCAGAAACCACTTGGCAGTAACCTTCAAAACAGAAGCTACAGGTTGCTATAGATATTCACTGGAGAGCACGCTAACTgttatcacagcctgatatgaaaGAGTCCTCAAAGGACTCTGTTCCAGGCATAGGTTGATATTGGTTGACTGTGAGTCATAGACTTCACCCCATCCTTAATGATAAACACAGCACTGTCAATCAACACTCCATTATATTTACAAGGGAATTTGATCTCAAATATCACAATTGCCTGTTGATCCATTAGCTCATACCCGAAAACCACATGTAGGAAGAAGCAGTGTAATGCAAGTGTTCCTATTATCTCTGTATATCTGCACTTTGTATTGGAACAATTTGATATAAATTTCTCCCCCATCAGCAGTGCTCGCACTAGCTTCATGAATCACACAGTACATCTAATATACTTCATAATGCTTTTGAACAGTTCCCTAGCATggtaagatggattcttgacccacaatctactttgttatgatcttgcacctcatGGTCTGCCTGCagtgtactacctcaatgcactgttgtaatgaatggaTCTGGATGGACGGTACTCAGGACAAGCTTCTCACTGAACCTCAGTCCATGTGATAATAATCAACTAACTTACTACCATGCATTTTATTGAAGCATGATGTAGGATGGCTTACTTACCCAAGAGGAGTAGCAACAGGAAATATTGAGGCGTCACCATGGCTCAACCTCTGTgtagaaatctgaaagaaaaacaataataagGAAGATCATTTTTCAATTTTGAtgttcacaaacacacacaggtcTGCTCATCATCGGTTTCTGTGACTTACCATTTATCATTTGCCTTCTGATTCCTTGCATGTTGAGCATGAACTGTGTCgctacttctcactgccttgggaaGGCAGCCAACATAATCCAAGATTCCACCCACCCAGAATCTCTCTCTTTTCAcaccccattgggcagaagatgcaaacacCTAAAAAgctcataccaccaggctcaaggacagtctctttaagactattgaatggtcctataatatgataaaattgatTTTTAATCTCACAATTTACTTCACTATGGCCTTGCTCCTTATTGTCTGCATGTACTACAGTTTCTTTGTagttgtaacattttattctgcatcctattattgttttaccttgtaaaaCAATGCATGACACCCAGTTACTTCACTTCCCCCGGTAAGTCATTCCCCCTACCTGTATCCAAAGTggaatacttattattgaggggagtaGCTACAagggtactctacactggctgcctattccctttcctcaCCTGATAGTTACCCTGgtatctgcctcctgcaacttaaggGTGACTGCCCCCTGtagctcctcattctcctatttGACCCAAAGGTCATCaacctgcagctccagttccttaacatgatgCACTTCATGAAGATGTAGGTTATcatggaggctggaggtctcccagagttcccacatctcaaaaTGAACATAACACCAACTCTGAACCCCTTCTCAGTGCATTAGCTATatactaatagacaaagaaagagtTAAAAAAATCTTAATAGAAAATGATTTAGAACCTCTGCCTGTGCTTGCCCAAGCTTGTTCTTGCCTAAGCATGTTGCACCAAAACCTCCTGCTCTAACACTTGCCACTCCAACAGTGGCCGCTCCACTTAAATCTCTCTTTCTTTTATTGCctcaaataaaactcactccCGACGAGACTTGTTTATTTCATATAGCTCCCACATTGCAATGATGATTCCCTCTCATTTGCTACTTCAAATTAGGACTCATTCCTGATTATTAAGTTTATAACATTGCTGAATTTCATAAAGGAGATGCAGAGAGAAGGAGACGAATGAGAAGAGAGAAATGAGGGAAGTAAATGGCAAAACTAGTCAGCCCACCCTTAGTTATCCAGCACCATCAACACCTGTGTCAACTCTAgacaaattgagtttattgttgtaTGCACAAATAATGTACATGTatgcaggtgcaatgaaaaacttacttgcagaggaagtaagtttttcattgcacctgcatACATGTACATTATGTGCCACAGGCACATAGCATAGAAATGCAACATTCTCATGAAGAACATAAATTAAACCTAATTTATACAAAGTTATGCAATAAAGAACACAAGTAATTCAAAAAATCCTTTGTACTGCAAAATAGTCAGCATGTTTATTATGTTGCTctgctgaggtagtgattaggcttttgcaggttggttcaagaactgaatggttgaagggaagtgctTGTTCTTGAACATGATggttgggacttcaggcttcttcacctcctgcctgatggtagctgtgagaagaagaTGGCATGCTCtgcatggagggggagggggtgggtttgGGGAAGGAGAAATATTTGATGATTCATGTTGCCTTCCTGAAGCAGGGCTTTGTAGAGATACTTTTGATGATGGAGACATGTGTCACTTAACCTCCCTTGGTTCTTTCCCTATCATCGACACTTCTCCCagttccctctgcctctctcctgCACTGGAGTTTGAAATGTTTAGCTTCTAATTTTGCAAATTCAGAAGGAAAGTCATCAACTTGATATattacagacaagagaaaatccttTATGATATTAATaactagcttatcttcatatttcatctttcccccttATGGTTTTTTAGTTGCTTTAAGTTGGTTTCTGAAAGTTTCCCAATTGTCcaacttccctctaatttttgctctattatatgccttctcttatGCTTTTATcttggctttgatttcccttgtcagccacagctgtgtcatcctgcctttagaatacttcctctttgggatgtgtacAACTTGTGCCTTCtgagttgcttccagaaattctagccattgctgctctgctgtcatccctgccagtgttcttttccagtcaattcctctctcatgcctctgtaattccctttactctactgtaatactgatacgtctgactttggcttctccctctcaaattgcagggtgaattctatcatattaatgatcactgcctcctaagggttccgttactctaagctccctaatcaaatctgttaTACACCAACCTGATGCTATGACATTCATGGGGGATTTCACTATGaagttagattgggaaaatcagattggtgttggatcccaagagagagaatttgtagaatgcctatgagatggctttttaaagcagcttgtgtttgaacccactaggggatcagctattatCGACTGGGTGTTGTATAATGTAAGGAAGCACATTGCTTTACACTACCAGCAAACCCGAGCTcacttcccaccgctgcctgtcaagaatatatatattcttcccatgaccgtgtggtttcctctgggttctctgcattcctcccacattccaaaaatatacTGGCTGGCAAGTTAATTGGTAAATTGTACCCAAATTGgcggttgctgggcggtgtggctggaagtgctggaaaggcctactctgtgttgtatctcaaacaaataaactgaataaaaattttaaaagtttggagttcaatccctgTACACCTTCCACCGCAACCCCTGTGGAAAGTATAGGTTCACTCCAGATCCTCCCATTTCctgtcacagtccaaagatgtaccagataggttaattggtcattgtaaattgtcctgtgattaaataaGGGTAAATCGGGGTTgacggggattgctgggtgatgcggctcgaagggccggaagggcctactctgcatggtatctctaaataaaaagaaTCAATTTCCATCCTGGAAGGCATTGGCTGTctagtctatctatgcctcttatcatcttgtacacctctgtcaagtcaactctcatcctcctttgctctgaAGAGAAAAATCCGAGCTCACTCACCTTAGCCTCAAAAGGC
The DNA window shown above is from Mobula hypostoma chromosome 18, sMobHyp1.1, whole genome shotgun sequence and carries:
- the LOC134358525 gene encoding mucin-22-like, with the protein product MVTPQYFLLLLLLGLDNAQQGMGETTEGSTESTAVATNASHLSTTAAPTTTAGTQSSTTAAPTTTASPQSSTTGEPTTTASPQSSTTAEPTTTARSQSSTTAAPTTTAGTQSSTTAAPTTTASPQSSTTGEPTTTASPQSSTTAEPTTTARSQSSTTAAPTTTAGTQSSSTAEPTTTAGSQSSTTAEPTTTASPQSSTTAAPTTTASPQPSTTAEPTTTAGSQSSTTAAPTTTASPQSSTTAEPTTTAGSQSSTTAAPTTTAGTQSSTTAEPTTTASPQSSTTAAPTATASLQSSTTTEPTTTAGSQSSTTAAPTTTAGTQSSTTAALTTTAGMQSTTTSGPTTAAAIQRSTTAAPTTTASPQTSTTAGPTSTAGTQSSTTAEPTTTAGTQSSTTAAPTTTASPQSSTTAEPTTTASPQSSTTAEPTTTAGTQSSTTAGPTTTAGTQSSTTAGPTRTAGTQSSTTAALTTTAGMQSTTTSGPTTAAAIQRSTTAAPTTTAGTQSSITADPTSTAGTQSSTTAAPTSTAGTQSSTTAAPTTTARTQSSTTAGPTTTAGTQSSTTADPTTTAGSQSSTTAGPTSTAGTQSSTTADPTTTAGSQSSTTAGPTSTAGTQSSTTAAPTSTAGTQSSTTADPTTTAGSQSSTTAGPTSTAGTQSSTTAAPTTTAGSQSSTTAAPTTTAGPQSSSTAGPTSTAGTQSTTTAEPTTTAGSQSSTTAGPTTTAGIQSSTTAGPTTTTGTQSSTTSGQTSTAGTQSSTTAAPTTTAGSQSSTTAAPTTTAGSQSSSTAGTTSTAGTQSTTTAEPTTTAGSQSSTTAGPTTTAGIQSSTTAGPTTTTGTQSSTTAGQTSTVGTQSSTTAAPTTTAGSQSSTTAAPTTTAGSQSSTTAAPTTTAGSQSSSTAGTTSTAGTQSTTTAEPTTTAGSQSSTTAGPTTTTGTQSSTTAGQTSTVGTQSSTTAAPTTTAGSQSSTTAAPTTTAGSQSSSTAGTTSTAGTQSTTTAEPTTTAGSQSSTTAGPTTTAGIQSSTTAGPTTTTGTQSSTTAGQTSTVGTQSSTTAAPTTTAGSQSSTTAAPTTTAGSQSSTTAGPTSTAGTQSTTTAEPTTTAGSQSSTTAGPTTTAGTQSSTTAGPTTTTGTQSSTTAGQTSTVGTQSSTTAAPTTTAGSQSSSTAGPTSTAGTQSTTTAEPTTTAGSQSSTTAGPTTTAGIQSSTTAGPTTTTGTQSSTTAGQTSTVGTQSSTTAAPTTTAGTQSTTTAAPTTTAGSQSSTTAGPTTTAGIQSSTSAAPATTVGTQSSTTVGPTSTAGTLASTTAALTTTAGIQSTTTSGPTTAAAVQRSTTAAPTTTASPQMSTTAGLTTTAGTQSSTTAGPTSTTGTQSTTVGPTNTAGTQASTTAAPTTTSSPQTSTTAGPTTTAGTQSSTTAGPTSTTGTQSSTTAGPTSTTGTQSTTVGPTSTAGTQASTTAAPTTTSSPQTSTTAGPTTTAGTQSSTTAGPTSTTGTQSTTVGPTSTAGTQASTTAAPTTTSSPQSSTTAGPTSTAGTQSSTTAEPTTTAGSQSSTTAAPTSTAGTQSSTTAGPTTTAGTQSSTTAGPTSTAGTQSSTTAGPTTTAGTQSSTTAGPTSTAGTQSSTTAALTTTAGMQSTTTSGPTTAAAIQGSTTAAPTTTASPQTSTTAGPTSTAGTQSSTTAEPTTTAGTQSSTTAAPTTTAGTQSSTTAEPTTTAGTQSSTTAAPTTTAGTQSSTTAGPTTTAGTQSSTTAGPTTTAGTQSSTTAGPTSTAVTQSSTTAALTTTAGMQSTTTSGPTTAAAIQRSTTAAPTTTAGTQSSTTAVPTTTAGTQSSTTAGPTTTAGTQSSTTADPTTTAGTQSSTTAAPTTTASTQSSTTAGQTTSAATQSTTTDAQTTTASTQSTTTTKPTTRNTVSTQSIAASTSTAAATSMQTTSTSPRSNVALLIFSIMDTFDDDLRNASSEKHKELAGKVETGLNSAYRNTPGFLRSMVNEFRSGSIVADCSMIFNNTTPSPSEVVRILASQLTNGTNLGNLTINRATIQSSSTTLKNLDPIALNITFIIEDRAFNTNLSNTSSREFTYLRNLVISWLDRALFSEFGENSTSNYTVVFSETTSMVMVEANVLITSEKPENSTQLRDLLIAKNGTLDLDIILSSVQVNGAKFLVKSFEIVLRFTNRRFTNELNERATPEFRNVSTAITSVVNRIFVIDPNYIEVVIVGFQNGSIQSNIKINFKQTGITQANVVERLVNNTEEFSRQGLTLDVNHLINAIATTARTTIRTTISTTATSMTTKSTTTASATVNQPAPGKPFPGYAIAIIVMCGLALLALPFLVVLFIKTGFCSKVASAFQLESPDHLDLSRPIIGGRSYNFY